The Papaver somniferum cultivar HN1 chromosome 6, ASM357369v1, whole genome shotgun sequence genome segment CTAAGAGCCATTTTCTTGTTGGATTGATACAATTTTATTCCTTATGTATCTTTTCTTGGCAGAGATGTGGAAGAAGCTGGTGTTTTTATCTCCAAGCTTGATGAGATGGTCTCTGCTTCTAGTCTTCCAAAAACTTTCTTGAATATTTTGCCAATGTTCAACTCTCTTCTTAGCCTCTCTGATTTCCTGCCCTCTATTATTGTTGAATTGATTCTTGGTAATCCATTCCAAGTGTTGTAGACTGTCTTCAAGGTTTATCTTGATGTTACCATATATTTCCTTGTTCCATTTATTTAATTTGACTTTAATATCTCTTAACTTCCTAGCAATCTTGATAGCAAGAGAACATTTGTGCTTAGTCTTCCAACATTCAGCTATGATTTCTTTACAATCTTTGTGATATAGCCagggaccaaagaatttgaaagggatGTGTCCTTGTTTCCTGTTA includes the following:
- the LOC113291399 gene encoding uncharacterized protein LOC113291399, which translates into the protein MGDLNFVLHDHEKFIQHSIDSHEANIFLEKLEAANLTDLGYTECPFTWTNRRVGPHLTEQRLDGLANERWLEIHPNSTISNLPAIGSDHNPILSNKSNRKQGHIPFKFFGPWLYHKDCKEIIAECWKTKHKCSLAIKIARKLRDIKVKLNKWNKEIYGNIKINLEDSLQHLEWITKNQFNNNRGQEIREAKKRVEHWQNIQESFWKTRSRDHLIKLGDKNTSFFHISAKKRYIRNKIVSIQQENGS